In the Kribbella sp. NBC_00482 genome, one interval contains:
- a CDS encoding transcriptional regulator, whose protein sequence is MAHFRSRETVESALAMSDAGVPDRVNAEIHGVALRTIRTWRWRYQREGRIRGGSRGTPCPRCDGAELDEAAYALLLGWYLGDGHIAKARRGVFCLQIANDQKYPELNQEIAATIRLVKPTASPCLRGGQGMIRIEARWKHWPCVFPQHGPGMKHLRKIELADWQQEIVAKYPEQLLRGLFHSDGCRFVNWASKPGRDKRYYYVRYVFSNKSDDIRNILTDALDLLGIAWRRPRWDHIAVSRNEAVGVLDTFVGAKS, encoded by the coding sequence ATGGCTCATTTCAGGTCGCGGGAGACGGTTGAGTCGGCGTTGGCGATGTCCGATGCCGGGGTGCCCGATCGGGTCAACGCGGAGATCCACGGGGTTGCGTTGCGGACGATTCGGACGTGGCGGTGGCGGTATCAGCGTGAGGGCCGGATCCGCGGAGGTTCTCGAGGTACTCCGTGTCCGCGGTGCGATGGAGCTGAGCTGGACGAGGCGGCGTATGCGTTGCTGTTGGGGTGGTATCTCGGCGACGGGCACATCGCGAAGGCGCGGCGCGGAGTCTTCTGCTTGCAGATCGCGAACGATCAGAAGTATCCAGAGCTGAACCAGGAGATCGCGGCCACGATCAGGTTGGTGAAGCCAACGGCCAGCCCATGTCTGCGGGGCGGGCAAGGCATGATCCGGATCGAGGCGAGGTGGAAGCACTGGCCGTGTGTGTTTCCGCAGCACGGGCCAGGGATGAAGCACCTGCGGAAGATTGAGCTGGCGGATTGGCAGCAGGAGATTGTTGCCAAGTACCCCGAACAGTTGCTGAGGGGTTTGTTCCACTCGGACGGGTGCAGGTTCGTGAACTGGGCGAGCAAACCCGGCCGTGACAAGCGGTATTACTACGTGCGCTACGTGTTCTCGAACAAGTCTGATGACATCCGGAACATACTCACGGATGCGCTTGATCTGTTGGGCATCGCTTGGCGGCGGCCGCGGTGGGATCACATCGCGGTGAGTCGGAACGAGGCGGTTGGTGTGCTCGACACGTTTGTGGGGGCTAAGAGCTGA
- a CDS encoding ANTAR domain-containing response regulator → MCGVTAKRVVIAEDEALIRMDLAEMLAEEGYDVVGQAGDGEEAIRLAIEQRPDLVILDVKMPKLDGLSAAEKIAGDRIAPVLMLTAFSQRELVERARDAGAMAYLVKPFSKADLLPAIEIAASRYVELAELEREVADLAERLETRKLVDRAKSILQTKFGLSEPDSFRWIQKTAMDKRVSMRQVAELVVNEAGDS, encoded by the coding sequence GTGTGCGGTGTGACTGCTAAGCGTGTGGTGATTGCTGAGGACGAGGCCCTGATTCGGATGGATCTGGCTGAGATGCTCGCTGAAGAGGGGTATGACGTCGTCGGGCAGGCGGGGGACGGCGAGGAAGCTATCCGGCTGGCGATCGAGCAGCGGCCGGATCTGGTGATTCTCGACGTGAAGATGCCGAAGCTGGACGGGCTGAGCGCGGCCGAGAAGATCGCGGGGGACCGGATCGCTCCGGTGCTGATGCTGACCGCGTTCTCGCAGCGGGAGCTGGTCGAGCGGGCGCGGGACGCCGGCGCGATGGCGTACCTGGTGAAGCCGTTCTCCAAGGCCGACCTGCTGCCCGCGATCGAGATCGCCGCATCCCGGTACGTCGAGCTCGCCGAGTTGGAGCGGGAGGTCGCCGACCTGGCCGAGCGGCTGGAGACCCGCAAGCTGGTCGATCGGGCGAAGTCGATCCTGCAGACCAAGTTCGGGCTGTCCGAGCCGGACTCGTTCCGGTGGATCCAGAAGACCGCGATGGACAAGCGGGTCTCGATGCGTCAGGTGGCCGAGCTGGTCGTCAACGAAGCCGGAGATTCCTGA
- a CDS encoding branched-chain amino acid ABC transporter substrate-binding protein, translated as MGGTVHQRSVVRVGASLIVASLALTACGSRSDNDSGGGSEEATKTAKIGVIAPLSGDLSALGLGIQHSVELAVKQANDSKAIPGWKLEVVPKDDEGKTEPGKNAATALASDKDVIGVVGTLNTSVAQQVQPVLAPKNIVQVSPANTGPGLTQGAKWQTEPKRPYPTYFRTCTTDAVQGPFAARYLYETAKITKVATIHDKKAYGQGLVGTFTEEFKKLGGQIVSAQTINPDESNYQAVISAVKPSNPQAVYYGGEYPNAGPLSQQMKAAGLNVPLMGGDGIFDPKYITLAGKTADNDLATSVGAPIDTLDTAKKFVADYTAEKYKEPYAAYGGYSYDAANAIIAALKESLKSATDVESARKATVDAMAKVSFDGVTGKVAFDQYGDTTSKVLTVYKVAGGKWATVETKDFETK; from the coding sequence ATGGGAGGAACAGTGCACCAGCGTTCCGTAGTACGGGTCGGCGCGTCGCTGATCGTTGCGTCGTTGGCCCTGACTGCCTGCGGCTCACGCAGTGACAACGATTCTGGCGGGGGCTCCGAAGAGGCAACCAAGACCGCGAAGATCGGCGTCATCGCGCCGTTGTCCGGAGACTTGTCGGCTCTGGGTCTGGGTATCCAGCACTCCGTCGAACTCGCTGTGAAGCAGGCCAACGACTCCAAGGCGATCCCGGGCTGGAAGCTCGAGGTAGTGCCGAAGGACGACGAGGGCAAGACCGAGCCGGGCAAGAACGCGGCCACCGCGCTCGCCAGCGACAAGGACGTCATCGGCGTCGTCGGCACGCTGAACACCAGCGTCGCGCAGCAGGTCCAGCCGGTGCTCGCGCCGAAGAACATCGTCCAGGTCTCCCCGGCCAACACCGGCCCCGGTCTGACCCAGGGCGCCAAGTGGCAGACCGAGCCGAAGCGGCCGTACCCGACGTACTTCCGCACCTGCACGACGGATGCCGTCCAGGGTCCGTTCGCGGCGCGGTACCTGTACGAGACCGCGAAGATCACCAAGGTCGCGACGATCCACGACAAGAAGGCGTACGGCCAGGGCCTGGTCGGCACCTTCACCGAGGAGTTCAAGAAGCTCGGTGGTCAGATCGTGTCGGCGCAGACGATCAACCCGGACGAGTCGAACTACCAGGCCGTGATCTCCGCGGTCAAGCCGTCCAACCCGCAGGCGGTCTACTACGGCGGTGAGTACCCGAACGCCGGTCCGCTCTCGCAGCAGATGAAGGCCGCCGGCCTGAACGTCCCGCTGATGGGCGGCGACGGCATCTTCGACCCGAAGTACATCACGCTGGCCGGTAAGACGGCCGACAACGACCTGGCCACCTCGGTCGGCGCCCCGATCGACACGCTGGACACGGCGAAGAAGTTCGTCGCGGACTACACGGCCGAGAAGTACAAGGAGCCGTACGCCGCTTACGGTGGCTACTCGTACGACGCCGCGAACGCGATCATCGCCGCGCTGAAGGAGTCGCTGAAGAGCGCTACCGACGTCGAGTCCGCGCGTAAGGCGACGGTCGACGCCATGGCCAAGGTCAGCTTCGACGGTGTGACCGGCAAGGTCGCCTTCGACCAGTACGGCGACACCACGTCGAAGGTCCTGACCGTCTACAAGGTTGCCGGTGGCAAGTGGGCGACCGTGGAGACCAAGGACTTCGAAACCAAGTAA
- a CDS encoding branched-chain amino acid ABC transporter permease, which yields MDQFFQQLVNGLTLGSLYALIAVGYTVVYGIVQLINFAHGEVFMIGAFGALTTYLLFFDGKTSVWILPIMIVGAMIASVGTAVLMERVAYRPLRNAPRLAPLITAIGISVFLQEFIRLFYEEPAWTVVVFAGLAIAVGYVAGGRVAKVDLNHPVSRWYDRAPLLGGAGGAVGLWIVVRLLNRGLNPLLIAGVIVLGALVGTAIGWLAGLAARRNARVEVPIPAIAAAAVGGALVAEVGWVLFKKLITSVEWPSAKLRIPFPQLDVVTGKALQVGGVTIQRSALFTVGALLICAVLLWFFINRTRIGRGMQAVSQDPDTARLMGINVDRIIVVAFALGAVLAAIAGVSQGLQNTNIDFRMGFLAGLKAFTAAVLGGIGNIYGAVAGGLVLGVVEAMATQYIPGQFGGSTWKDVWAFVILILVLVFRPQGLLGARVVDRA from the coding sequence GTGGACCAGTTCTTCCAGCAACTCGTCAACGGGTTGACCTTGGGCTCGCTGTACGCCCTGATCGCGGTCGGGTACACGGTCGTGTACGGCATCGTGCAGCTCATCAACTTCGCCCACGGCGAGGTGTTCATGATCGGCGCGTTCGGCGCGCTGACGACGTACCTGTTGTTCTTCGACGGCAAGACCAGTGTGTGGATCCTGCCGATCATGATCGTCGGCGCCATGATCGCGTCGGTCGGCACCGCTGTGCTGATGGAACGTGTCGCGTACCGTCCCCTGCGGAACGCGCCACGACTCGCGCCGCTGATCACGGCGATCGGTATCTCCGTCTTCCTCCAGGAGTTCATCCGCCTCTTCTACGAGGAGCCCGCCTGGACGGTCGTGGTGTTCGCCGGTCTGGCGATCGCCGTCGGCTACGTCGCCGGCGGACGGGTGGCCAAGGTGGACCTGAACCACCCGGTGTCGCGGTGGTACGACCGCGCTCCGTTGCTCGGCGGCGCAGGTGGCGCCGTCGGTCTGTGGATCGTCGTACGGCTCCTCAACCGCGGCCTCAACCCGCTGCTGATCGCGGGCGTGATCGTGCTCGGCGCACTGGTCGGCACCGCCATCGGCTGGCTGGCCGGTCTGGCGGCTCGGCGGAACGCCCGGGTCGAGGTACCGATTCCGGCGATCGCTGCAGCTGCTGTCGGCGGCGCCCTCGTGGCCGAGGTCGGCTGGGTGCTCTTCAAGAAGCTGATCACCAGCGTCGAGTGGCCGAGCGCCAAGCTGCGCATCCCGTTCCCGCAGCTCGACGTGGTGACGGGCAAGGCGCTGCAGGTCGGCGGTGTGACGATCCAGCGGTCCGCGCTGTTCACGGTCGGGGCGCTCCTGATCTGCGCCGTCCTGCTCTGGTTCTTCATCAACCGGACCCGGATCGGCCGCGGTATGCAGGCCGTCTCGCAGGACCCGGACACCGCCCGGCTGATGGGGATCAACGTCGACCGGATCATCGTGGTCGCGTTCGCCCTAGGTGCGGTGCTCGCCGCGATCGCCGGCGTCTCGCAGGGCCTGCAGAACACCAACATCGACTTCCGGATGGGCTTCCTGGCCGGTCTGAAGGCGTTCACGGCCGCGGTGCTCGGCGGTATCGGCAACATCTACGGCGCCGTCGCCGGTGGTCTGGTCCTCGGCGTCGTCGAGGCGATGGCCACCCAGTACATCCCCGGCCAGTTCGGCGGTAGTACCTGGAAGGACGTGTGGGCGTTCGTCATCCTGATCCTGGTTCTGGTGTTCAGGCCGCAGGGCCTGCTGGGTGCGAGGGTGGTGGACCGCGCATGA